A single Lactuca sativa cultivar Salinas chromosome 8, Lsat_Salinas_v11, whole genome shotgun sequence DNA region contains:
- the LOC128127698 gene encoding uncharacterized protein LOC128127698 has translation MDPNQNNSPTPNTQNTPNDPLANIDYMQLLSSPVQQQPLFTNLSYHPQYYQNQPQPQFVQTQFQPFQQQPPPRFQPQTFQQPQPSSQPSQIPLSQSQPVNLDDEDDDERVQETQPSRRRQKKSKDSTKKKNTQWTEEEEATLAKAWIAISQDGDVANAQSGHSFWNRILDHFHALLGRQTSRTYDSVNAKWRDLRATCTKFNGVFDNLKNMHRSGSNDFNILSTALHQYKITNNGKPFGNQKAWEVCRNGPK, from the coding sequence AAACACCCAAAATACTCCAAATGATCCGTTAGCAAACATTGACTATATGCAATTGTTATCATCCCCCGTTCAACAACAACCTTTATTTACCAATCTTTCATACCACCCACAATACTACCAAAACCAACCACAACCACAATTTGTTCAAACCCAATTTCAACCCTTTCAACAACAACCTCCTCCGCGTTTTCAGCCCCAAACTTTCCAACAGCCACAACCAAGTTCACAGCCATCTCAAATTCCATTATCGCAATCTCAACCCGTAAACCTTGACGATGAAGACGACGACGAACGGGTTCAAGAAACACAACCAAGTCGTAGAAGGCAAAAAAAATCCAAAGAttcaacaaagaagaaaaacacccaATGGACCGAGGAGGAGGAGGCGACTTTAGCTAAAGCTTGGATTGCCATATCACAAGACGGGGATGTCGCCAACGCGCAATCGGGACATAGCTTTTGGAATCGTATTTTAGACCACTTCCACGCGTTATTGGGAAGGCAAACGAGCCGGACATATGATTCAGTCAATGCTAAATGGCGCGATCTTAGAGCAACGTGTACCAAATTTAATGGCGTATTTGACAATTTAAAAAATATGCATCGAAGTGGTAGCAATGATTTCAACATTTTGTCAACGGCGTTGCACCAATACAAAATTACCAACAATGGTAAACCTTTTGGCAACCAAAAAGCGTGGGAAGTTTGTCGCAATGGCCCAAAATAG